ACTTTTAATGTAAATAGTCTGGATTTTGGGGCACTGATTGAAAACCAGGGGATTTATTTTCCGAAGTTTATCTTGCTGAAGATTGAGGCAAAAAACTGATGGTATATTCATACTTCGGATTGGCTCCGGCGGTGTAGGCGACGCGGCCTTCGATAGAACTCAGGGAACAACCTTCACTGTGGTAAATGGCTTCGATCTCAGCGTTATCACCCATACACTAAGTTATTGGTCCTCAAAAGTCTCATACCCAAATCGTTGATATCCCAGAGAGGTGTAGTGTTCGTTTAAATAAAAAGAACCTCCGGCAGAATCGTATGGGGATATTTTCACAATATAGGAACTATTAAATTTTTCGGGAACATGTGGCTTTCCAGAGGATAATACTTCCAATGTATCGCCCCGAAACCGATAAAACAAGGTTTGCTCGGAACTATACACAATATCAATTTTCTTATTAGGTTTCTTTGTCGTGCTGGATGAGGTAGAAATATAAGTTAATGAACCACTGAAACCCCATGAATAAAGTTTAAGATATAGCTTCTCGGGATTATGGGGCGCATGAATTTCGTGTGATTCGATGAGATATGTTGGGCCGCAGGCAACAAGGAACATGATGATTACTGCAAGCCAGAAGAAAAGCAAGGTATAAATACGATTTTTCGAAATAGATATTAGTGTTTTCTCCATTTTTCACTTTGTTTTACCTGATATCTGATTTTTGCTCCTTGGTCCCATCCTTTGTCAATCATTCGTCCGGCATATTCGACTTCACCGTAATATGGTGCATTCCCATAAGGAGAGGGCACGATAGGAGGTAAGGCAGCAAGGGCAATCATTGTCCCCTTATTTGCACCCTGATGAAGTGCACCAGCCATTTTCAATCCAAACGGGTCCGCTGAGGCGGATGCAAGCATACTAATGATTCTCCTGGAGGATCTCCGAAGGCGTCTGTACCGCGCCGTCGCCGTTGAGGTCGCAGAAGGTTGAGTATTATCATGCAAAAATTCCGCAGACCACTTAATTCTCAGTATAGCACTGAAATACCTAAAATCCTTCATTGGTTTTTTTACCTGTCTATTCCCCTTCGCCTGGCAATTTACTACAGGACTAAACCTAATTCAAGATACTTCCCCGTGCTATCTTCCTGTATTTTACGCCAGAATTCCTTATCCTCTGCCTCAAAAAAATCCAGTTCGATAAATCTGAATTTGTCATTTATGTTTTCTTTTTCAAAATCGCCTCCAATTGCATAAAACACACACGTATCTTTTCTCCACTCCAGCACCAGATGAAATCCGTCGCGATAGCCGCATTCGCTTGTTTTTAGGCAAACCTCCGGGGCTTTCCACTTTTTGTATATCCCGGGGGTGATATAGGCTTGACAATAGGAACCCTGATAATACTGGATCTGAGTGATATGATTTCTGCCGTCGGGGGACGAATAATAATAAAATTCATATTTGGGAATCAGGAAATATACGAGGCCTGCAAAGAAAACTACCAGAAACCCCCAGGCAGATGTTACAATTACTTTCTCCATAATCAAAACTTTTTTGAATTTTTCATGCCGTATTGAATCGCCTTAAAGGTCGCCCGGTCTTCTCCGTGGCCGGGATGGAAATTTAATGGATTTAAGACATTTCCAGAACCCATACCACCTATATAAGAACCCACCAAAACCGCAAAACCCGCAGGTTTTGAACCGCCAATATCTAACGAACCAAACCCATTCAAGGCAAAGTTATTCGTCATCCACTTTGTCCTGTCCGCCACCACTCCCGCCAGAATATTCCCGGCATCCCGTGCGGAAACAATCGTGCCATCCGGGAGGCGAGAGCCATAGTAAGCACCCTCTTTCCCTCCGGGGTTATCTTCATTTGTTTTAATATCGTATCGCTCATCGGCTCCCGCGTTTGACGCATATGTAAAAAAACTTGCTACACCATCCAATTCAGTCAGATACGTATTTATCTTATCTCCGGCCCAGATGCTGCTAAAATCAATATAGGCATTTTTACCGCGAGTAACGATTCTTTGCTCCAGCAGATTCGCCGCAGCAAACGAAAACAAATGCGGAGCCTGATCAGCCAACCCATCCACCCCATTCCACCTCCCCGCCTCGGGCATATACATCCGCGCCCCCCTTCGACGATCGCTCAGGGTAAACTCCGTCGAGCCACCCCAGGCCGTGATCAGCCTGCAACTCCTTCCCGCTGTACTGGTACAGGTTGTCGGGCGCGGCGGCGTTTGTCCACGGGCCGTGGAGGGAGAGGCTGAAGGATTGGACTTGATATTGCGCGGCGTTGCTGAGTTTCACGGTTTTGGTGAGTTTGGGCAAGCATAAATATACGCTATTTTTACAACAACTGAATGTACCTGTAATCTATGGGTATTAATAAATATGCGTAATTACTGTTCTCCATAAAACTTCCTTCTAATAGATTTTTGACACATTCATCTACTTTCCAAACAAGAAAATCTCCTTCAATTCTATAAATCACTACTCTCTTGCCTTTGAAAGTCGGTAAGCCTTTTATTTTTCTAAATCCGGTAAGCGGTAAAGATGATGCCCTTATCAGAATTTGGGATTGGTCATTAAAACAAAAAATGGTCAAAAGTTCCAAATAGGCTTGTGGTCGTAGTAAAATATAAACACTGTCTTTTTGATTCACTGAAGTGAATGCTATGTCTCTTATTTGGGGAGTTTGAGATTCATTCGTTCCCGTATTCATGAAAAAAATCTCCGCATCAAAATCAATCAAAACCTTTTTCTTTCTTTTCTCATCTGTTGTGTTATTTTTAATAGCCTTAGCAGCCTTTCGGTCAACTGAAATGACTGCGTAACCGGTGACGGATAGCGTGTCTCCGTTTTTATAAACTGGTGATGCTCTGTAAAATGTGGGTGATAACAAAATTACTGCGAGTAATAACAATATATTATTTTTTCTCATAGTCAAGGGTTGAGGAGGTCGTAGAACTTTTAAAGCAGAATTTCTACTTTAGACCTGTTGCGGCTTAGGGGAAGAGGATACTCCCAATCTGCGCTACCAGCTATGTATAACAGCGAGTATCTTGACATAGATATTACACAAATAAATCATTAAAATACCAGCATGTAAAACAATAGACAGAGTTAAGGATAGGGATTGACCGCTGGATATAAATAATTAAAAATAAATGAATAAACATAAAGTAGATAATAAAGCTTTTCCCTTTTATTCTCCTAAAGAACAATTGGCTATAGCCAAATAGCAACGAGGGAAGAAATGTGATTATATACATTATATCTACCCAAAGGAATAATTTTTCTGCCCAGATAAGGAAATTACTAAATAAAATGCCGATCGAATTTCTATTCACCTGAGCAAAATGTGTTATTGAAAACCCATTCTCCTCATCCGGAAGTTTTCCTAACTTATAATAGGCGACCCCGGTAAAAAGTATAGTTATCAGAACTCCGAAAATAGATAAATACCCCGTAAACAAGAAGAGCTTCGATAAAAGTCTAATCAAAATTTTCATTACAACTTTTTTACATGTTATTAAACAATTGGACTTACCTCAAATACCCGATCACGAATCTTTTCAAATTAGTTTTAGATTATTTTAGTCCCCCATCGCAAGCCCTTTTGTATTTTTGAGGTTAAAACTTTTCACAAAATTGAACCGTTTTCCCACATACGAGCTTACTTTGAACAATTCAATATAATACTTAAAAATATGCAAATGATCTAGTTACACGGACTAGGATCAGGGCAAGAAGAAACTAATCGCCCCCATTTGGAATTAGTAGAACCTCTTGTAATAGGGCCATAATCCGCATTCCCCCCAACTACTGCTGTAGAATTATTCTGTGATTGTTTGGTGCCTACCTCTGTTTGCGCACCTTCAGTTCCGCCTGCATCCTGCCAATCTGTGAGATTCACGACCCGAATATCTGTGCTACCCGTTTTGTCCTGTCCTAGGTATACTCCATTTTCATCCACATAGTGGCTTTCATAATTCCCACTCGGATCGCCAAACTTCAACGGGTTATTAAACCCAAACCGATACGGCGTCCAGCCCGGAGCCTGATCAGCCAACCCATCCACCCCATTCCACCTCCCCGCCTCGGGCATATACATCCGCGCGCCCCTTCGACGATCGCTCAGGGTAAACTCCGTCGATCCACCCCAACCCGTGATCAGCCTGCAACTCCTTCCCGCTGTACTGGTACAGGTTGTCGGGCGCGGCGGCGTTCATCCACGGGCCGTGGAGGGAGAGGCCGAAGGGTTGAACCTGATATTGCACGGCGTTGCTGAGTTTCACGGTTTGGGTGAGTTTGGTGCCGGATGCGTCCTTTCGACGGTCGCTCAGGGCAGGCATAAATATACGCTATTTTTTTGCTACTGCCAGCGTGCGACGGAAGGTTATACTTTAAATAAAGCGATTTATGAACTTTTTGCGAAATAGATTTTGGACTCCCCAATCAGCAAAACCGCGCCTAAAGTACATTAAAAAACGGAATTATCAACTTATTGGGATAAACCACGAAGGACACCAGGAAGCCACGAGGGACACAAAGCACAGTTTCCTTGTGCCCTTTGAGAGGCCTTTGTGTCCCTGGTGGTTTCTGCTTCGCTTCGGAAAGATTACTTTCTCCCAATTACTTTATAATTCCGTTAAAAAATCTCCTTCCGTGGATTAAAAAAACTAAGGTGTTTCATGTGTTCCCCTCACCCCATCTCATCCAGCACCTTACTCTGGATCGCCAGATATTCCGCCTCCTTCAGACTCAGACTCTTCCATGCGCGGAAGGCGAGGAGTGAAAATATCAGAAAACTGACCGTAATGCCCGCAAAGGCTGCCCATCGCTGACCCCATCTGTCAAACGGGGAGTGGGGCAGAAGTACAAACAAATCACCCGTGATCAGTATCATCATGCTGTTGAATGCCCAGGCACGGCAAATGCGGATGCGCATTTTGCTGTATTCGATCAACTCGCGCAGACTGTCTGATTTCAGGTAGATTTTGGTCCGGGCGATGATATAATCTTCCTTACCCAGAAATCGGGGGTTGTGGTAATTTTCTTTAAACCACTTGTCAAACAGGTTGTCCACCAGCCGGTCTGTAACCACGCCTGCGATATACAAAAACGGAGAAAATACAATCACAAATGCAGGCTCACTGATTAATGGCAAAGAAATCCATTCATACCCGACAAAGATAAACAGTACCAGGGCCAGCCAGACGATCGTTCCGGCACCGGCGACAATGAGTTCGATGATATAACTGGAGGATTTCATGGCAATGGGTTTATATTTTTACATCAGTCACAAACTTTTTATAAAGAAAGCGATTCAGTACAATACCTGAAATCAATACGATCGCCCACTGTGTCACAATCGTTGCGTTGCTGTATATGCTGATAAAATTCCAGCTCCCGTTTTCGTCAAACCAGGGATGGGCGTCATATCCCCGCGACATCCACCAGAGAATGATAATCAGCCCCAGCAATACATTCACGGATATGGCTACAACAAAGTACAGGTTGTGTACCCGGAAATCGGAGTCCTGATCGATAAACTGGGTCTTGAATTTTTTGGCTCCGTGTTTGAGTACGGCAAATATGATAAATAGCCCCGATACGATCAGCCCGATGCCCCATACCCAGTCCTGGTTGTTGAAAAAATCGAGCGACCAGGCCGAAGGCAACCCAAATACTACACAAAATATTCCCACAACTACTGACGACCGCCGCAGGTCAAATCCCAGATCGGTTACGAGTTTGATAAACAACTGTACCATAGACAGGAGCGAACTGAAAGCCGCCAGAAAAAACACCACAAAAAACAGCAGGGCAAAATATGCGCCACCGGTGATCTGGGCAAAAAACCGGGGTATAATATTGAATATCAGCGCCTGGTTTCCGCTTTGTAAAAAGGTAATGGCCTCTGCATCTGAAGATGCCAGGGCAAAAACTGCAGGTAAAATGGCCATTCCCGCCAGCAACGAAGCGGTATTGTCGCCAAATCCGCTGATAAATATGTTGAGGGTAACGTCTTCTTTTTCTCTGGAATAAGCGGCAAATGTCATCATCAGCCCCCATCCGGCGCCGGTTGACCACGCAGACTGGGAAAGAGCCTCGATCCAGACGGTTACATCGCCAAACAGTTCGGGCCGAATGGTAAACAGATATTCCAGTCCTTTGATTCCATTGCCTGCGTTCAGCGCGAGAATGCCGGTCGTAATCAGGAGTCCGAACAATACCGGAATGAGAAATTTATTGACACGTTCCAGCCCGCCCTGTACACCGCGAATAAGGAAAAATACGCCCAGGAGTACGGCCAGCAGATGAAGTCCGACAGTCAGATAACTATGGGAAGAGATTTCGGCCCAGTATTGATTGATGTATTCGGGGTTGGTGGCGAGGTGCTGCGAAAGGGTAGTGCCGCCTGTCATTGCTGCCCATACATGGGTCAGCGAAAGCCCGATATATCGCAGCCCCCAGGCCGTGACGACCGAATAATAAAATGTGATGCCCAGGGTACAGAGGGTAATAAAATACCCCATCCAGGTGTAGCGTTTTCCCGCAAACTGGGCAAAGGAGCCGATCACACTTTTTTTATAGGCTTTGCCAATGGCAAATTCGGCCAGGAGTACGGGCATGGCCCATATCAGCAAAAAAATCACCCACAAAATCAGGAATGTCCCGCCGTATTGTCCGGCCAGACGTGGAAAACGCCAGAGGTTGCCTGCACCCACTGCCATGCCGAGGGCGGCAAAAATCAACCCCCAGCGACTGCTGAATTTCTCGTTTGAAGTCATAGTGGGCTGAATATAGCGGGTTTAGGGGAATTATGGAAAATTCCCCCGAGATTTACCCCAGCCCTGCAAATTCAACCGTTGCTTTCAGCTTAGCTATGTCCAGCTCGATATCGGCAATATTGATTTCCAGATCTACGCCTTCTTTCGGACTTTTTCCTTCCCCCAACAAATAGTAATAATCGAGGTTTACGACGCTGGCGAGTGAATAAAAACACGCATTTACATACAATGGGCTGAAAAACTCGATGATTTTTGTGCCCGGTTTGCAAAATGATAAATGTGTCAGGCCTGCTCCATGGGGGGCAATAATCGCCTCAGCACCGGCAAACATGGCAATCTGATCTGTAATAGAAAAGTCTTCCAGTAAGACGGAGGTAAACCCGGCCTTTTGTACATAGTCAATCACCGCGCTTTCGTTTTTGACTTTTCTGACCGGTGCTTTTGCCCGGCTGATGTAGATTCGTTTGGGCAAATGGGAGGTGTCTTCCGGAATGGTTGGCAAAAACAGGTCGCGCAGAAACTCAATGGACCATGCGGGCGGATTACCTGTCCATCCGGGCTTGGAGGGCACCAGCAGTTCGTCTACCTTGATATGCGGATGGTCATCGGTCGTAATAACCTTTTCCATCGGAACTCCGGCAAGCGCCAGTGTTTCGCGCATAAAGCGGCTTTTGGTGCTATTGACAATCACATAGTCCAGCATATTGCAGTTCATGCCCGCCCCACGCATAATGGCGAGTTTTGGCAGGATATCCAGGATCCAATGGAAAAACTGTTCGCCTTTGACTGTCGTCAGACTTACGGCTTTTCCCGGAAAATAGTGTGCCGGTGAAAGCCGCAACTTACTCATGATGATGCTTTTCCCCAGATCCTCTGCAAACTCATAGGAAATTTCGCCGATAAGTTTGTCCTCAGGACTGATGACGGCCATGGAATCAACGTGGCCTGCAAAATTGTGATTTACCCACAGGCGGGCGTTTTTTACCGAAGCGACAAAAGCTGCGGGCGCCTGGTGTTTATATTCCTTACGGATTTTCCAGTGTACTTTTGTTTCAAGCGTTTTAGGTTTATTTCGGTAGAGTTTATGTTCCGGAAAAATTTCCTCGACATAGGGTTTACTGCCATTTGTACCAGGTTCTTTTGCAAGCCACTCTTTTACGGTGGTGTAAAAGCCTTTGGGCGGCCCGAATACTTCCGAGCTGACCGGTAATTTGCGTACAGGATACAGGAGCAAGCGGACGGTGTCCTTCCTTAGTTCCTTAAGTGATCGTTGATAAGGGCGGATGTAAGGTCTTAAGAAGGCTTTAAAGTTTTCGTTCATTAATTATCGAGAAAATGACCGTAACCCTTTTCCCTGATAAACGCTTCGACTTCCTCGTGGTTGGCGATAAAGTCTGAAAGTTTTTGGGGGGTTACCTTTTGCAATTCCGTATCTGGCAATTCAAAATCCACCTTCAGGTATTCAGAAAGCTTCTTCAACGTATTGGGGTGAGAAGCGGGATCTTCAAGATCTCTTTCATAATACAGCTTAAGGTGAGGTATGCCCTCCAACATTTTATTTTCGCGTGCTGCCGCTCTTTGTACGCCTTCTACCCAGTCCAGCAATTCCTGAAGGTCAACGTGCATCTGCTTTGGCAAATCTCTCGTCATGACCGTGGAGTTGCTGTGAAACTGATTTCGGTAACGGGCATACAAATTGGATAATCCCTGCCGCAATGCATTTTCCCTTTCGAGGTATATGATTTTATACCCTTCTTTGGTGATTTTGCGGAGGAATAAATGCTGGTCATCGCGTTCGTATCCAAGGATTTTTCCTACCTGATAAGTGAGGCATTTAAATCCATATATTTCCTTGTTGCCCAGCAATGTACGCACACGCCGGTAAAGTTGGGGGAACAATACCTTTCGGTGATATATTTCGTTGTCGCAAAATACTTTTGAGTTTGAATTTAACAGACTCACCAGTAAAGTGCTGCCGGATCTACCTGTCCCAAAGATGACAAACTTCTCTTTCGGACGGGTTTTCGCTTTATAAATAGCTGATATATATACACCCAGCTCAAACACGTATCCGAAGTTATGATTGATAAAATCATACTTCTTGATAAGATATTCGATCTGGTCGCTTATTTTCTTTTTCATCATGACCAGGGGAGAGGGCTTAACCCTGATGGACTGCTCCATTGAGTGAAAGGATATTTTGTTTAATATTATTTAATTGTACTGCCCATGAAAACTGGGCACGGGTAAGTTCACGGGATTTGTCGCGGAAGGTTTCCCATGTATTCTGACTTACCAGCAGATCTGCACAGTCATCGACAAATTCGTCCATGTCCTGGGTATGGTACAGGTGAACACCATTTTCAACGGCCATTCCTTCCGAACCGATAGGTGTGGTAACCACAGGAATTCCCCGGAACATAGCATTCATGACTTTCAGTTTTACGCCACTGCCAAATCTGAGTGGGGTAATGAATACCCGGCATTTGGCATAGTAGTCTTCTAGGTCGTCCACAAAGCCGGTAAGGATAATATCTTTGTGTTTGGCTGCCAGATCTTTGAGTCTCTGGTCAGGAGTTCCGCCTACGATGTAAAACTTCACATTGGGGCGTTTTGCTTTCAGCTTTTCCCATCCTTCATTCAAAAACCAGATGAGCCCGTCGGCATTGGCTTCCCATGTCAGGGAGCCGATATAAAGCAGGGATTCTTCGGTATTGTCCCATTGAAGATCTGGCCAGTCCAGCATAAAATCTTCGCCGCAAGGCACAATCTGCTCAATTCTTCCCACATGATTGGTCAAATCTCCCAGAATCACCTGATCGTTGGGATTGGCCAATACCATATTTGCCCGTGAGCAATATTCTTTTTCAAACTTCTGAATCCGCCTGGATTCCATGGCGGTGATCAGCTTTTTGAGCGGATTGGTGCTGACCTCCGAATAGCGTTTCCACATGACAAACTCCGCATTGTGTTCGTGCATGATGGTTTTGGCTTTGGCTTTTTCAGGGATGTATTGAAACATCTCATAATGATCTACAAAAACGTATTCGTAATCATCGATCATGGAATTGATTTTATCTGCCACGGTCTGATGATAGTTTCTTACGAGATTGATCGGTACACCTTTGAGGTAACTTTTGATCACCGTCGAAGGTGTACGCTCTATATTGAGCTCGAAGCTGAAATAATCTTCCAGAGTAACTTTGGAGAGAAATTCCTGTTCAAAATCAGGGTCTTCCCATTTTAGCAGGGTGACCATAGAGGTATGGAAGTGCTGAGAAAGATAATTGATCAGATTCCATGAAGTACTGACCCCGCCTTTGAAGGGTGGGTAAGGGAGCTGAGAAGTGATAAAGAGAAGTTCTTTTTTCATTCCGGGAAATGATTATTGACAGGTTAATGAACCGCAGGCTTTCCGCCTGAAATTCTGAATGTAAAGGAGGTTACCAGCATGTCCACATATGGCTTGATCCATAGGAGGAGCCATAAAAGCCCGCCGTGTCTGCGTACATAAAAAAACCAGTCCTTTTTGATATATCCTTTTACTGAATGGAAGTCGCGCAGGCGCTCCTTCAGGGGCAGGGTTCTGTCTGTCCAGCGCTCTGCGGTCGGATTGCTTTCGCAAGTGCCTATATAGCCAGCGGCAAGCCAGACGGTACAACCTTTTTTGCGGGCGCGAAGCCCATAATCCGGATCGCCCCAGCGATGGGTATAGTAGGGCTCTATATTGCCCACTTTTTCTGCTACCGATCGCGGTATCAGCACGCAGTTGCCTGTGTTGGTCGTGCATTCCCTGGGTTCATCGCCGGGTGCTACCGGAAGCATTTTCAGCGTCCAGAGGCTCACGCGCTTAAATCCTCCATAACTAAACTCTCCGGTGCGGGGGTCTGCGGTTCCGCCAAGTACCATACTCGTTGGATGGCCCTGCACGGTCAGCCAGGTATCAGTTTCCAGCAGCCTGCGGATGGCATCTGCATAAAGAAATGTGTCGTCGTTGAGCCAGAGATAAAAATCAAGGTTGTGCTTCAGGGCTTCGCCGTAGGCGAGATTCATGCCGCCGTTCCAAAACAGGGACCCGTTGCCTTCCAGTACATGTACTTCCGGAAATCGGTTGCGAACCGCGTCAGCAGTACCGTCTGTACTTCCGTCATCGGTCATGAATACTTCGAGGTCAAATATTTCCCCAAGGCCTTCCTGGGCATATACATTTTCCAGACAGGTAAGGGTTTTGTCCCTGCGGTTGTAGCAGGTCATTACTACGCCTAAAGTTTTTCTTTCTTTTATCATCAGTTGTATATCGGATAATTCAACAGCCTTGTCACACTGTTGCGAATGTTTTTGCCATGTTGTTTCTGCTTACTTCTCCGCAGTTTGATCCTGGGATCGATACGCATACTGTTCCCTTCAAAAAGCTCGCCAACCTGCAGATAATCGTTGTTTTTTATTTTTGTAATCGCTTCTGACAGGTCTACGGAAAGCTCCCGCTGTATCACTTCCATCACGTTCTCCGGACTTTCTATAAAATCTTCGTATTTAATCTCCAGTACCCGGTGTTTTTTGCGCAGTCGGTTGATCACAATCTTACACAGTCCGTTCACCAGGAAATAGTACAGATTGGCCGCCAGCCAGCCTTTGGGGGGAAGATATACATCGGTTTTTGCGAAGGATTCCACTACACTGATCGGATCTCTTTTGAGATAAATATAGTTAATCTCAAAGGGAAGGGCGTCTGAAATACCGAGCGCCCGTCCCGGATATTTGGACGAATCCACTACAATGGACTCATCAATCGAATCAAAGAGCTTGGTGTAAAAATCGCGAAGAAACTGCTGATACTCTGCATACTTTGCTTTTCTGGAAGCGCCCAGCAGCCTTTTGACGAGACCTTTGTGATACTCAAACTCGTCGTGAAGTATGGCTTGTTTTTTCAGGTTGTGGTTTTTTTGGAATTCTTCGGTAAAGCTGCTCCAAAAAACCAGCCTTTCGGGTGCATGCTGAAATCCGGTAGGAATGCCTTCCCGCACAGGGTAGCGGTTAAGCTCCCCGCAACTGAAGACATCTCCGGCATTGCCAAGCGCTACATCCAGAAGGGTTGTTCCGCTTCTTCCTGCACCGATAATATAAATAATTTTCTTCTGACTCATTTCGGCTTTTATTTATTGCCTAGCCATTTGGCAAATTCATATAAACTAGTTACTTGTAAATCTATGAGTGGCAGATACTCCTCCCGTATATTTTGGTCTGATACCCAGGCTGTTTTTGTCCCTGCATTTCTGCCAAATTTCATGTCGGAAATGGCATCTCCGATCATCAAAGAACGACTTAAATCTATCTCGGGGAAATCAGCTTTTGCTTTCAGCGCCATACCAGGTTTGGGCTTTCTGCACCCTTCGTGGTCATTTTCTTCCAGATTCGGACAGTAGTAGATCCTGTCTATCCGGCCTCCTGCTGCTTGTATTTCGTCCATCATCTGCGAATGGATTTCAAGCAAAGTAGCTTCGGTCATCATTTTTCTTCCTACCCCACGCTGGTTGGTGACAATGATCATTCTGCTAAAATGATCTTTTAAATATTTCAATCCTTCCAAAGAACCGGGAATAAAAATAAATTCCTCCCACGTTTTTACATAGTCATCGTCTCGTTTTTGGTTGATAACACCGTCCCGATCGATAAATAGCGTCCATGAATGGTCAATATGTTCTGGCAGCAAGCTCTCTTTGAGATCGTTCATAATCCTGGGGAATACCTATGTCGATAAAGTAAACATCAAAAGCCAGACCAAAGAAGCGTTTTTGGGGGAATAAACTTTCCAGTACGTCTTTTTCGAAGGAGAATTTTTGGGGGAATAAGTCGTTGGTTATCAATTCCTTTTTGAACAGATAAATCCCTCCGTTGATCATCCCTACAGATTTGTACGCTTTTTCTTCAAAGCCTGTCACTTGTCCTGCTTCATCGATTTGTACGGTACCATACCGGTCAAAATCGCGCATTTCTTTCAGTGCAAGCACAAGATCTGCGTCCTTTTTCTGGTAATATTGGTAGAGTTGCTGTACGTCAACCCCAAAAAAAGTATCGCCGTTTAGTACCAGTGCATCATTTCGGTCGAGCATCTCGCAGGCTTGTTTGATGCCTCCTCCGGTGCCAAGTGCTTCTTCTTCAACGGAGTACCGCAGGCTGATATTTTTGTATTTTTCTCCGAAATAGTCAACAATTACTTCCCGCTTATACCCGACGGCCAGGACGACGGTCTCGACGCCCTGTTCGTTGAGTTCGTCCAGAAGATAAGCCAGAAATGGCCGACCGTTGACCTCCGCCATGGGCTTGGGTACATCGGCTACCACTGACCTGAGTCTGGTTCCCATTCCTCCCGCAAGTACGATTGCTTCTTTTATCATAAGTACTACTGGCTGACAGCTGATGGTTGAAAGAGTGCTGCTTCTACTAATTCACAAATAATATGGCCCAACATCATATGGCATTCCTGGATACGTGGGGTGTCTTTGGAAGGAATGTCAATCAGGTAATCTGCGGCCTCCTTCATCAGGCCCCCGCCTTCTCCTGTCATCGCTACGATGATCATCCCGTTTTCTTTTCCCTGCTCAAAAGCGCGGACCACGTTTTTGGAGTTGCCGGAAGTCGAAAGTCCTACCAATACATCTCCTTCACGGCCTTTGGCTTTGATCAGGCGGCTGTAGATTTGTTCGTAAGAATAATCATTGGCAACCGCAGTAATATAGGAGGTGTTGACATGAAGCGCTTCTGAAAAAAGCGGGTCGCGGTCAAAATAAAATCTTCCTGAAAATTCTGCTGCGAGGTGTTGTGCGTCGGCAGCGCTGCCGCCATTT
The Bacteroidia bacterium DNA segment above includes these coding regions:
- a CDS encoding sulfotransferase, which produces MSQKKIIYIIGAGRSGTTLLDVALGNAGDVFSCGELNRYPVREGIPTGFQHAPERLVFWSSFTEEFQKNHNLKKQAILHDEFEYHKGLVKRLLGASRKAKYAEYQQFLRDFYTKLFDSIDESIVVDSSKYPGRALGISDALPFEINYIYLKRDPISVVESFAKTDVYLPPKGWLAANLYYFLVNGLCKIVINRLRKKHRVLEIKYEDFIESPENVMEVIQRELSVDLSEAITKIKNNDYLQVGELFEGNSMRIDPRIKLRRSKQKQHGKNIRNSVTRLLNYPIYN
- a CDS encoding sodium-dependent transporter, coding for MTSNEKFSSRWGLIFAALGMAVGAGNLWRFPRLAGQYGGTFLILWVIFLLIWAMPVLLAEFAIGKAYKKSVIGSFAQFAGKRYTWMGYFITLCTLGITFYYSVVTAWGLRYIGLSLTHVWAAMTGGTTLSQHLATNPEYINQYWAEISSHSYLTVGLHLLAVLLGVFFLIRGVQGGLERVNKFLIPVLFGLLITTGILALNAGNGIKGLEYLFTIRPELFGDVTVWIEALSQSAWSTGAGWGLMMTFAAYSREKEDVTLNIFISGFGDNTASLLAGMAILPAVFALASSDAEAITFLQSGNQALIFNIIPRFFAQITGGAYFALLFFVVFFLAAFSSLLSMVQLFIKLVTDLGFDLRRSSVVVGIFCVVFGLPSAWSLDFFNNQDWVWGIGLIVSGLFIIFAVLKHGAKKFKTQFIDQDSDFRVHNLYFVVAISVNVLLGLIIILWWMSRGYDAHPWFDENGSWNFISIYSNATIVTQWAIVLISGIVLNRFLYKKFVTDVKI
- a CDS encoding glycosyltransferase family 2 protein, producing MIKERKTLGVVMTCYNRRDKTLTCLENVYAQEGLGEIFDLEVFMTDDGSTDGTADAVRNRFPEVHVLEGNGSLFWNGGMNLAYGEALKHNLDFYLWLNDDTFLYADAIRRLLETDTWLTVQGHPTSMVLGGTADPRTGEFSYGGFKRVSLWTLKMLPVAPGDEPRECTTNTGNCVLIPRSVAEKVGNIEPYYTHRWGDPDYGLRARKKGCTVWLAAGYIGTCESNPTAERWTDRTLPLKERLRDFHSVKGYIKKDWFFYVRRHGGLLWLLLWIKPYVDMLVTSFTFRISGGKPAVH
- a CDS encoding glycosyltransferase; translation: MKKELLFITSQLPYPPFKGGVSTSWNLINYLSQHFHTSMVTLLKWEDPDFEQEFLSKVTLEDYFSFELNIERTPSTVIKSYLKGVPINLVRNYHQTVADKINSMIDDYEYVFVDHYEMFQYIPEKAKAKTIMHEHNAEFVMWKRYSEVSTNPLKKLITAMESRRIQKFEKEYCSRANMVLANPNDQVILGDLTNHVGRIEQIVPCGEDFMLDWPDLQWDNTEESLLYIGSLTWEANADGLIWFLNEGWEKLKAKRPNVKFYIVGGTPDQRLKDLAAKHKDIILTGFVDDLEDYYAKCRVFITPLRFGSGVKLKVMNAMFRGIPVVTTPIGSEGMAVENGVHLYHTQDMDEFVDDCADLLVSQNTWETFRDKSRELTRAQFSWAVQLNNIKQNILSLNGAVHQG
- a CDS encoding HAD family hydrolase, yielding MNDLKESLLPEHIDHSWTLFIDRDGVINQKRDDDYVKTWEEFIFIPGSLEGLKYLKDHFSRMIIVTNQRGVGRKMMTEATLLEIHSQMMDEIQAAGGRIDRIYYCPNLEENDHEGCRKPKPGMALKAKADFPEIDLSRSLMIGDAISDMKFGRNAGTKTAWVSDQNIREEYLPLIDLQVTSLYEFAKWLGNK
- a CDS encoding glycosyltransferase family 61 protein, with translation MNENFKAFLRPYIRPYQRSLKELRKDTVRLLLYPVRKLPVSSEVFGPPKGFYTTVKEWLAKEPGTNGSKPYVEEIFPEHKLYRNKPKTLETKVHWKIRKEYKHQAPAAFVASVKNARLWVNHNFAGHVDSMAVISPEDKLIGEISYEFAEDLGKSIIMSKLRLSPAHYFPGKAVSLTTVKGEQFFHWILDILPKLAIMRGAGMNCNMLDYVIVNSTKSRFMRETLALAGVPMEKVITTDDHPHIKVDELLVPSKPGWTGNPPAWSIEFLRDLFLPTIPEDTSHLPKRIYISRAKAPVRKVKNESAVIDYVQKAGFTSVLLEDFSITDQIAMFAGAEAIIAPHGAGLTHLSFCKPGTKIIEFFSPLYVNACFYSLASVVNLDYYYLLGEGKSPKEGVDLEINIADIELDIAKLKATVEFAGLG